A single Candidatus Thalassolituus haligoni DNA region contains:
- the feoB gene encoding Fe(2+) transporter permease subunit FeoB, producing MKPAVIGLIGNPNCGKTTLFNQLTGARQKVGNWPGVTVERKEGVVVIRDQNLTLVDLPGTYALDSQDDDVSLDERIARDFVIGGESDLVINILDGSNLERNLYLTSQLLDMGVPMVCAVNMLDVAEREGIHIDTQQLSTLLGVAVVPIVASTGDGIEELRRVVGHALQHSAVPTPMWRASGNIHTALEELIAASGQTLSNPRWMASRALESDRQAAADVGPAYRSAYVKLAADWRQRIESQEHQPIDVLIANSRFTSIRRLTHQVVSLHHTGRSLTERIDSWVLNRFLGIPFFLGIMYLMFTFAINFGGAFIDFFDMSSSAIFVEGSRYLLNAISAPEWLITLLSDGLGGGIQLVATFIPIIGGLYLFLSIIEDSGYMARAAFVMDRLMRSVGLPGKSFVPLIVGFGCNVPAVMAARTMDTHKDRLLTIAMAPFMSCGARLSVFALFAAAFFADNGATMVFALYILGIAMALLTGLALKNTLFKPELTPFVMELPAYHIPTVKGVLIKTWERLKSFSMRAGKTIIIVVTVLSFLNSIGTDGSFGNQNNEKSVLSGIARVATPVLAPMGVQSDNWPATVGIITGIFAKEAVVGTLDALYSPDVIADDRQYNLPNLLLESLLTIPDNLANVANNLLDPLGLNLIGADQGEEQGVHSGTFSAMELLFGSQLAAFSYLVFVLLYTPCVATLGAMVREAGIKWMMFVAIWSTGLAYTTAVLVYQLGSITAHPLSSGVWSLGCVGFIAGCLLLMRRHGKRRDALLIPIVQLN from the coding sequence CTCTGGATGAGCGTATCGCCCGAGACTTTGTTATCGGCGGCGAGTCCGATCTGGTCATTAATATTCTTGATGGCTCGAACCTGGAGCGCAATCTTTATCTCACTTCCCAGCTGCTGGATATGGGCGTGCCCATGGTATGCGCAGTCAATATGCTTGACGTTGCCGAGCGGGAAGGAATACATATTGATACTCAGCAGCTGTCTACCCTGCTGGGTGTAGCGGTTGTACCAATTGTTGCGTCGACCGGCGATGGTATTGAAGAATTACGCCGCGTCGTTGGCCATGCCCTGCAGCATTCTGCCGTCCCGACCCCCATGTGGCGCGCATCCGGCAACATTCATACGGCACTCGAAGAATTGATTGCTGCCTCCGGGCAAACCCTGTCCAATCCGCGCTGGATGGCTTCTCGGGCACTGGAGAGTGATCGCCAGGCCGCCGCCGATGTTGGGCCAGCCTATCGCAGCGCCTATGTAAAACTTGCCGCCGACTGGCGTCAACGTATAGAAAGCCAGGAACATCAGCCAATCGATGTGCTGATTGCCAACTCCCGCTTTACATCAATAAGACGTCTGACCCATCAGGTCGTCAGCCTGCACCATACCGGGCGCTCACTCACCGAGCGTATCGACAGTTGGGTACTGAACCGCTTCCTTGGTATTCCCTTCTTTCTCGGCATCATGTATTTGATGTTTACCTTTGCGATTAATTTTGGCGGCGCGTTTATCGATTTCTTTGACATGTCGTCATCGGCTATTTTTGTTGAGGGCAGTCGTTACCTGCTCAACGCCATATCCGCACCAGAATGGCTCATCACCTTGCTCTCCGATGGATTGGGTGGCGGCATTCAGCTGGTCGCCACCTTCATTCCGATTATTGGTGGTTTATACCTGTTTTTATCCATTATTGAAGACTCTGGCTATATGGCCAGGGCAGCCTTTGTTATGGATCGCCTGATGCGTTCAGTCGGGCTGCCAGGAAAGTCTTTTGTGCCACTCATTGTCGGATTCGGCTGTAACGTTCCTGCGGTAATGGCCGCCCGGACAATGGACACCCATAAAGATCGTTTATTAACCATCGCTATGGCACCGTTTATGTCCTGCGGTGCCCGGCTGTCTGTATTTGCCCTGTTCGCCGCTGCGTTTTTTGCAGACAACGGTGCCACCATGGTGTTTGCACTTTATATACTTGGCATCGCCATGGCACTGCTTACCGGTCTGGCGCTGAAGAACACGCTGTTCAAACCGGAGTTAACTCCGTTTGTTATGGAACTACCGGCTTACCATATCCCGACCGTCAAGGGTGTACTGATTAAAACCTGGGAACGACTGAAGTCGTTTTCAATGCGAGCCGGTAAAACCATTATTATTGTGGTTACTGTACTGAGCTTTTTGAATTCAATTGGAACAGACGGTTCCTTTGGCAACCAGAATAATGAGAAGTCGGTATTGTCCGGCATTGCCAGAGTGGCGACCCCGGTATTGGCACCGATGGGAGTACAGTCTGACAACTGGCCCGCAACCGTCGGCATCATTACCGGTATTTTTGCCAAGGAAGCCGTTGTGGGAACACTGGACGCCCTCTACAGTCCGGACGTAATAGCCGATGACCGTCAATACAACCTGCCCAATTTATTACTGGAATCCCTTCTGACCATTCCGGATAACCTTGCCAATGTGGCGAATAATCTGCTCGATCCTCTGGGACTGAATCTGATTGGTGCCGACCAAGGCGAAGAGCAAGGTGTGCACTCTGGAACATTCAGTGCGATGGAATTGTTGTTTGGCAGTCAGCTGGCGGCCTTTTCCTACCTGGTGTTTGTACTGTTATACACCCCCTGTGTTGCCACTCTGGGTGCTATGGTGCGGGAAGCTGGCATCAAATGGATGATGTTTGTTGCCATCTGGAGTACTGGCCTGGCCTACACCACCGCCGTACTGGTGTATCAGCTCGGTAGCATCACCGCCCACCCACTGAGTTCCGGGGTCTGGTCGCTCGGCTGCGTTGGTTTTATCGCTGGCTGTTTGCTGCTGATGCGGCGTCATGGCAAACGCCGCGACGCGTTATTGATACCGATAGTCCAGCTTAACTGA
- a CDS encoding flavin reductase family protein, whose amino-acid sequence MIVDFAEIEASQRYFLMTQAVLPRPIAWILTRNPSGSLNLAPYSFFAPVCSNPPTLVVSMGQKSAGMEKDSYENLRRTGECVVHIPRVADLDAVNTSSATLGFDESEVDQQGLAVTEFIAGGLPRLTDSPLAFACHYQQQVDLGPAPQHLVFLQIDQLYVAETVLEPVKQRQQINAEAVDPLGRLGGKAYAGLGELLSRIRPD is encoded by the coding sequence ATGATTGTTGATTTTGCAGAAATTGAAGCATCCCAACGCTATTTTTTAATGACCCAAGCAGTGCTGCCGCGTCCTATCGCCTGGATTCTGACAAGAAACCCGTCGGGCAGCCTGAACCTGGCACCGTATTCTTTTTTTGCCCCTGTCTGTTCCAATCCGCCCACACTGGTGGTGTCCATGGGACAGAAGTCGGCAGGAATGGAAAAAGACAGTTATGAAAACCTGCGCAGAACCGGAGAGTGCGTTGTCCATATTCCCCGTGTCGCGGATCTGGATGCGGTTAACACCAGCTCAGCTACTCTGGGGTTTGATGAGAGTGAAGTGGATCAACAGGGGCTGGCGGTTACAGAGTTTATCGCTGGAGGCTTACCGAGACTGACTGATTCGCCTCTGGCATTTGCCTGTCATTACCAGCAGCAAGTCGATCTGGGGCCAGCGCCACAGCATCTGGTGTTTCTGCAGATCGACCAGCTTTACGTGGCTGAAACGGTACTTGAGCCGGTTAAGCAGCGTCAGCAGATCAATGCCGAAGCGGTTGATCCTCTGGGGCGGCTGGGTGGCAAAGCCTATGCTGGCTTGGGAGAACTGCTCAGTCGAATCAGACCCGACTGA
- a CDS encoding bile acid:sodium symporter family protein, translating into MLSLQSVFPLLAIAVSWLAWNDPQPLLGWNVAVIPLLMFIMFCMGLTLRAQDFRRILRKPEPVAMGVTLQYLLMPLLGWLLVHLLALPDEVALGVILVGVCAGGTASNVMTYLAGGDVALSISMTLLSTLWGVVLTPWLLSFYASASVSVDILAILLTTAKIVVLPIIAGIAINHYLPALRQAVNKQLANAATVAILAIIAIVVALNADEIATVGVMTLLAVALHNLLGTALGYTLARWRGFTEVECRTIAIEVGMQNSGLGAALALQFFTPLTALPAALFSVWHNLSGALLASWWRWQTRRRIRQLQTASVVSKTDNAKP; encoded by the coding sequence ATGCTGTCATTACAAAGCGTCTTTCCTCTTCTTGCTATAGCGGTGAGCTGGCTGGCGTGGAACGACCCCCAACCACTACTGGGTTGGAACGTCGCTGTTATTCCATTACTGATGTTTATTATGTTTTGCATGGGCCTGACTTTACGGGCACAAGACTTCCGCCGTATCTTGCGCAAACCGGAACCGGTCGCTATGGGCGTCACCTTGCAATATCTGCTGATGCCACTGCTTGGCTGGTTGCTGGTGCATCTGTTGGCACTGCCAGACGAAGTGGCGTTAGGTGTCATTCTGGTAGGCGTATGTGCCGGTGGAACGGCATCCAATGTCATGACCTACCTGGCTGGGGGTGACGTTGCCCTGTCAATCAGTATGACTCTGCTTTCCACCCTGTGGGGCGTTGTCCTGACCCCATGGCTACTGAGCTTCTATGCCTCCGCAAGCGTCAGTGTCGATATACTCGCGATCCTGCTGACGACCGCAAAAATTGTCGTGCTGCCGATCATTGCTGGCATCGCCATCAATCATTACCTCCCGGCACTACGCCAGGCAGTCAACAAACAGCTGGCAAACGCCGCAACCGTCGCCATATTGGCCATTATCGCCATCGTCGTTGCGCTGAATGCCGATGAGATTGCCACGGTGGGCGTCATGACATTACTGGCGGTGGCGTTACACAACCTGCTCGGTACTGCGTTGGGTTATACGTTGGCGCGCTGGCGCGGCTTTACCGAAGTCGAGTGTCGCACCATTGCCATCGAAGTAGGCATGCAAAATTCAGGACTGGGGGCAGCGCTGGCGTTGCAGTTTTTTACCCCCCTTACTGCCCTGCCCGCCGCCCTGTTCAGCGTCTGGCATAACCTCAGCGGCGCGCTGCTAGCCTCCTGGTGGCGCTGGCAAACCCGACGCCGGATTCGCCAGTTGCAAACAGCCAGTGTGGTCAGCAAGACTGATAACGCAAAACCTTGA